DNA from Methanobacterium formicicum:
ACGACTCCATACTCAAGGGAAAAATGGGAAGTTCCATTGGCTCACCACTGGTTACCATTGTGGATGATGCCAGTATGGATGCCTTCGGATACTATGCCTACGATGCCGAGGGAGTTAAGACCAGTGAAAACATCCTGGTACAGGATGGTGTGTTAACTTCCCTTTTAAGCTCCAGGGAAACCGCAGCCAAACTTAACATCCAGTCCAGTGGAAACGCACGCTCCGGAGTGGGTGACCAACCCATAGTACGTATGAGTAACACCTACCTTAAACCCGGCCAGATGAGCTTCGAGGAATTGATTGAAGATATGGATCATGGAATCTACCTTAAAGGATCACGGGGTGGTCAGGTGGACACTGGTAAAGGAATTTTCCAGTTCAACGCTGCCGAATCATTCCTTATTGAAAAGGGTGAAGTTAAGGATCCCCTTCGTGATGTGTCACTTTCAGGAAACATACTGGAAATTTTGCAGAAAGTGGATGCTGTTGGCTCTGATTTCAAATTAGGAGTAGGCTTCTGTGGTAAAGCCGGTCAAACAGCCCCAGTAGGAGATGGAGGTCCTCACACCAGGGTCAGTGAAGCCACAGTGGGTGGGGCCAGTTAAGGATCTTATCTGAGTACCATCGGGTATTCATTTAGTTCAAATCTTAGCTATTCATTAGCCCTGATGGGTTTATTAGTCCTAAAGGGCTCATTAAATCTTGAAGGTTCATTAATCTTGAAAGGTTTATTAGTCCTAAAGGGTTTATTAGTTCAACAGGGCTCATTGTCCCGAAGGGATCCATACAAAAACAGGGGGATATGATGATAAGTGATGAGGAAGGGGAATTTTTAGTGGCACTGGCCAGAAGATCACTAGAAACCTACATAAAGGAGGGGGCAATTATAAAGGTCCCCGATAATGTCAATCCTAAATTGAACGAGGAAATGGGGGCATTTGTAACCCTAACTAGTGACGGGGATTTACGGGGATGCATTGGCTACCCTGAACCAGTAAAACCCCTGGCCCAGGCAGTGATAGAAGTGGCTATAAGCGCAGCCACTGGAGACCCACGTTTTCCCCCGGTTACCGCCGCAGAACTGGGAAGTATTCAGGTGGAAGTTAGTGTACTCACCCGACCGGAGTTAATTGAAGTTCAAAAACCTGCAGATTACCTTGATAAGATTGAAGTGGGATATGATGGTTTAATCGTGGAGAGAGGTATTTACCGTGGTCTTCTATTACCCCAGGTACCCCTGGAATGGAAC
Protein-coding regions in this window:
- a CDS encoding TldD/PmbA family protein, coding for DSILKGKMGSSIGSPLVTIVDDASMDAFGYYAYDAEGVKTSENILVQDGVLTSLLSSRETAAKLNIQSSGNARSGVGDQPIVRMSNTYLKPGQMSFEELIEDMDHGIYLKGSRGGQVDTGKGIFQFNAAESFLIEKGEVKDPLRDVSLSGNILEILQKVDAVGSDFKLGVGFCGKAGQTAPVGDGGPHTRVSEATVGGAS
- a CDS encoding TIGR00296 family protein, with product MISDEEGEFLVALARRSLETYIKEGAIIKVPDNVNPKLNEEMGAFVTLTSDGDLRGCIGYPEPVKPLAQAVIEVAISAATGDPRFPPVTAAELGSIQVEVSVLTRPELIEVQKPADYLDKIEVGYDGLIVERGIYRGLLLPQVPLEWNWDIEDFLANTCMKAGLSPDCWLQEGVKIYSFHSQIFSES